taccccaagaccaagggaATGATCAATACTTAACAGGCCTTTAAACCTGACACACTATCAAAGTTATTTTAGAACAAGGCATGACATAATGACAAAACTTGATCTACCAGCCACCTATCTGAGTAATTGATAATAGCCACAAATAGTAAAAAGAAGGTAAGAAATTTACCTTTCTCACCACAAACTAGtaatttcaaatccaaaataatCTTTCTCACACCACTGATCCTTAGGAAGTCATCAATCCATGAAAATGAAGATTATGCTTTCAAGCACCATAGACAGAAACCATTGCATTCACACCAATGAGAGATCAAATCCATATAAAGAATCTTGGGAAGCAAGGTTATCCAGCTAGCAAACCCTGTACAGAAACAAGACTTCGAATAAAACTTCTCAGTATTAGAACCTGAAATACAGAAGGTAACTTACTGATTGCTAAACTTTTAACTTTGAATATACATATGTACATGCAAACATTAACCGCCCACCTCAATAAAGAAACTGACTAAATAAAcagtttcataaaaaaatatagtgcaTGCAATTTTCTGTTGTATCTTCTAAAAATACAACACAGGAgtggatgaaaaaaaaacagtgaCCTATCACGGTAAGGTAACAGCTATATTTTCTCCAAGAGCTAGCAAAAAGATAATGTGGCAAATTCTTCCTTTTAGATTTGGTATTAGTCAAAAGTTTCTCAATCCAAGAGCTAGGAAACTATTTGATGATGCATAAACTACACAGTCCCTCACTCAAAGAATTATTTACATATGAGGGAATAAAGAAGGGAGCATCTGGCTAGAACAAAAGCAACAGTGTGGAAAATGGTTCCTACTTGCTTCATATGATGTATTTGGAGGAAagagaatgatagaagttttaaGGACCTTGAGTGtacaatggaggagctgaagaCTTTCTTTATCAATACTCTCCTCCTTTGGACAGCttctatagactttaatgggcTCAGTTTAgattattttcttgtatccCTTTCTCTTTCTATATAGGTGTCTCTCTCCCATACATTCTGTGTAGTTGGATTCCACCTTTTGTGCTTTTTAATGAAATGCTTATTACTTatcataaaaaaggaaaaagcaagTGGAGGAAAATGACGCAATACAAAAAAGTTCCTAATCATCCTGCTGCTTCCCCAAAGTACTTGTCTCATCCCAATACCTAAAGAATTTTCTTCCAGCAGTCTTGGGTCTGCACTCAAGCCCAGGAATTCTAGGGATCTAAAATGAATTTTGGTTGGTGTATCCTATATGTTAACATCGTAAAATTCAAGTCCACCATCATTATCTGATTTTAATAAGTAGGAATTCCATGTAATTCATCTATATTTCTATTGTAAATATTCACCTAACTACTTACTCCCATTTTTGCAGGAAAGTACTGCATGTCTTCTAATTAGGAACCATAGAGCAAGGCAACTTATAGAGCTACcgaacttatcaaaagaaaaacgGTTTGTAGACTTAATGAACCCTATAATAGGATGTGTGAAttttcattatcattattaGTCACCAATAAGATATTCTTCTCTAAGCAGAGACCTCATAACTCTAATGCTTCAGTAATTTACTTCAACTCGTGTtaaatagtttgaattgaaaaaacaaGTAAAGGAAATAGCACAAAATTCATGAGGGTTCTTGCTAAATTTTTGATAAATCCATAACCAACCATTCCTTAAGCGTTCACATAAAGCCCTCTCACCTAACTTAAGTGccagaatataatatttgacgtacttgtaaaaaaaatttcataaattattaaacttggtATGATAAAAGATATCATCATAAGAGGGCTAACATGGTTTAACCCATCTCTCACAAGAGTGCCCTCACTCCAATTGAATTCTCAaaactaagtttttttttttttttttttttataagtaaaattccACAAGCTTCTAGCAAGCACAAACCAAGCTATCAAGAATAAAAGTTCTATTCTACAAGGTCAGAGCTTACTTGTGACATTTTGAACCCCAATTGCAACAATCTGTCTCCTCAAAGCAGGAAAGTGCTACCAAATGCAAAAATACAACTGAAAAATGAGAATGAACATGGCATAGAGCCATATCCAAGATAGTTATTTGAATACCCATCTTAACTTTCCAGTTTCAAAAACAAATCTCTGGTCTCTTCCCTCTCAATTAGTATAAGCTTGGAGATACAAACACTAATACGAAGACCCAATCAAACTAATTACACTGTATAACCGATCATTAACATAATCCCCAATATTAAAAAGCCCAGATATCAACACAGATCGCATTAGCTACaacagaaaatttaaaataaatcacaGCAATTGAGAAGATAAAATCGAGCTATGCACACAAACGTACATAATATACCAATTAAAtggaaaagaagaacaaaaaccTTCGCAATCCATCAcaagaaattcaaattttgcatAAGCAGACTTGAAACATGCTtcaaacagaaaacaaaagagttttgaTAAAATTGGGAGCCCCAAATGCAGGGTACCAAGGGTTTCAGAAGCAGGTAAATTTAaacgagaaaaataaaaaccctaggCGGATCAAGCCGAGGAGGtagaaaagggaaaaatggCTGACCTGGATACACCGAATATAGCGTTAACTGAGAGGAACCGAAGAGGAGAGCTGTATTTGTTAGTTCGTTCGTTCGTtcaatccctctctctctttctatctctctctttcttctggAAAGCACAGATTTCGCCAATTCGCAGCtggtttttttattctttctttctgactcttactttattttttgtaaaaagaataaaaaaaatgattttatacaataatattaataatgatgatgagatTATCATTTTAGGGGTGCAGTGGGGCATTCTCGTCATTAcgtatttaataaaaaatcaagctCGCGGATTGACATTTGACTGGGTATTTcgggtatttttattttcattaggTAGCCGCCAGAGAGGCCGTTTacccaattttttctttttcttttattggtgGGGATTGGAACGGGGGGTCGTTACGCTTTCCACGACTTGGATAAAtacgttgttttttttttacctattttttatatatatttatatattttttaaataaatatataatcataaaaattgtaaaagccTAGTCGTGTCTCAAACGCAATTTAATAGTACTTTATGAATTTCTAAGATTAATCTCaacctacaatttttttattattattattattattattttaatcaataAGCAAGAATCTCAACCCACtaaaaattaagcaaatttcttaaatattcCCAAACAAAATCTtgatcatgaattttttttttttttttttttttaggaaaaggGATAGAAAGTCCGATTTTTTAAggctggtttggatagtaagatgaaatgattttagataagttgaataaaatattattagaatattattttttaatattattattgttttaagatttgaaaaaattaaattgtttattatattttgtgtggtaatttgataaagttataaggatcagatgagataagatgagactATCTATATATCCAAATAGTTCCTCATTGATATTGAAGGGTTCCCAGACATTTCAAAATGGAAAATTCATACACTAACGAACGCTTTCGGACTTTATGAGTTTGAAAATCCACTTTGACCAAAACCAAGAGGATTCTTTCCCTTATGCTAACAAAACGTGGAAAGTGAGGAAGTTCTCGGAATCTCTCTTCAGGAGGCATCATTCCAaaccttttagtttttttccccCTTCTCAAATCTTGAAATCTGTTTGGAAAGTCCTGAACTGATCCTTCAAGTGTTAGGTCGTTCAAAACGTCGTTAGATTTTCTGTAAAAGGATAAAAAGCAGAGGCTGTATCACTCACTTTGATGGTCTGCTTACAATTATACTCTGTCAGCATAATTTTTCgagcttgtttttattttcagagtCCCAGCAAGTAACTGTCTTCTGGGTTTGACTTGGCTGCATCTATCTCATTTAACAATGGAAATAGaaggaataaagaaagaacGGAGTCATTCTTACCATACACAGGGTTTAATGGCTGTAAAAGCCAGAGTCTATGATCTGATTCATAAAGGTAAACCGCAATCATGATTCACgaaacaaaaatgatagaagAAGCACATGGAATTTTGCTTTATTAAGCAACCTTTTGTTTCGCTCGAATTTTACAGCACTGCATCAACAATTAAAAACGTTTGCAAGCATATCCAATGCCTGTGTTCATATACCTCCCTGTCCAGATTTAGTGAACAAGGAATTACAAAAGAATGACAATTTTCAGGGTAACAAGAATCTCAGTCAGTCCAGATGCCATGGTTGCAGAATTCAGTCATTATGTGAAGATCCTGACAGCAATGTAATTCGGCATGAATCACCACCAAATGTAGCTCCTAATGGTTTATATCGGCTGGAGTTCTTGCTCTGGAACTGCTGCATTGACAGGCTTGTACGCAGTAAGCTTTTGTTGTCTGTTTCTATAAATAAACCACATTCCAGAAGCTGATAGTCCGATCAGTAATGTACCAATAATGGCTATAAGTACAATCGTATAGTTTTGCTGCCACCATGTCCTGcagtaaaaaaaactaaaaattaataaataaaaaaaaagattgtataATGCCAACTCAGAAAAGCTTTTGGTATGCAGGGGAGGATACCCAAGATAGGTAACTGTCATTAACAAATGAAAAGGTTTGCAAGATGGGTGCACTGAATATCTGTGTTGATATGCCTTGAAATtgcaaaataaacccaaactcCACCATGCATGGACCACGCAGGGTGGAGGCCTTTCCTCTTAATCAGGTACCTCATCCTACTTTTCATCATACAGGGGCAGTGCTCACATGCTCCAAGACTCAAACAACATAATAATCACTTTGGCTTTTTCGTcacaatttgttttttagatatttagtttttctttaaagGGCCATATTTAGATTTTAGGAACTCTTATGTGGTTATATTTGAGAATTTAGGGACCAtgttaaagttttttttttataagtgaccATGTTAAAGTAAAACCAATTTAAAGAGactaaggtatcgtttggattcgaagatgagttgagatgggttgtgaatagtagtgagatgagttgtgaatagtagtgagatttgtgagttaaagttgatgaataataatgaatagtagtgagatgagttgaaatgagttgagatgacttgcgaatacaaaccaggCCTAACTCAGATTGCCGATACTCATATATTAAGCTTCATCCAAATGCTGAGCCAAGGAGCCCAAGAAGTAAAAATGTAATGCTATCATGAGCAATAagtgaataatatatataccgtTTTGCCAGAGGTTCAATGCTCCATCGAACCAACTTATAACTTCCAAAGGTCCCAGGAAGCTCCACTTGATGTTCAGCAAATCGGGCAATCATATTCTGTGACgagaacaatattttaaaatgatcaCAATCTTTTGCACTGAGAGTAGTTGCAATTCATATTTGCAAACTTACCATAGCTGTCGCATTAGAAATGTAGTTACTGGAGTCTGCTGGAAAGATGGCCCATCTAATGAGGGAATCATTTCCATCGGGagtaaaattcaataaatggaCCTGACATCATGTATTCAAGATTATTGGCACCCTAGATGAGCTTTCACTTAGAAAGTTCAATCGATAAAcggaaatatttattaattgcaAAGCTAGATTGAGGTAAATTTTTTTCTGCATTCCAATGTGGCATATGTCTAACCTGAGAGAGATTAACTTCCAAGTCATCAGCTATGAACTTAGCCAGTTCTGTAATATGATGCTCAAGATCTGAGTAGCTGACGTTGAATATGATATCAAATGTTATTTCTCCAATTTGGAGTTCCCCTGGTCATCAAAGAGAACAAAAGAATCTAATGAGTGTCTCAACGCagctcaaatatataatatatatttgataagtatgaaaataaaataatacttacGTCAAAAGGAGATGAAGTGACTTGCATAAATAGATCATAGGTTCAGATATAAAAGTCACATTATTTTGACATAACATTACAGGTAGCAAAAAGCAAACATAGTAACACTACCATGGAATTCAAGAAATCTTAGTCTTAGAAGCCCCATCTGCCACAGACGGTAAATTCCAGTCTTGCAATCAATCTCTCTTTTATGAACTTTCTACTAGCTTAAACATCAACTTAGTTATTTGATCGTAGTGAAAGGACCTGTTAAGCTATGCCACTCGATGCTGAATGTGATTGTAAAGCAATCAAGCCATGTACAGCAATGCTAATCTTAGATGGTTTCctcataatatttcttcaatgtGGTTGTTTGAACATGAAATCCGTGTCATATCAGCAGCAAAAAAACACAAGTCAAACCCCACCATCTGAAGATACAGGTGATGGCATAGTATAGCATTAAGAGATACTTGAAGGCCTGTAGATTAATGTACCTGGAAGCACATAATGTGGTGCTTTAGTGGGAGCTAATGTAGGTGGGATTTCTGCTGTTGAATTCTTTTCATTTGGAGCTGAAGGCATTGGTGGAGGGGCACCAGATTTGTGAAGTCTTTCCCATAACTCTGAACAATTGGTTTTCCAGAAACCAATCTTTGAATGTTCACGATCATATGTAACAAGAGTATTGCGGACAACGATACCTATTACAacggaaaataaaatgaatgaaaatacaGGATGGAGGAGAAAAACCATAGCAAggcttaaaaagaaaaaaaaaagaaaaaaaaaaaaagcttagtAAAGCATAATATACCTCCTAAAAGAGTGGTTGGATCCTTTCCATTCTGAAAAACCCCCAGGCAATATGCACCATGTTCCTTTGAGTGCTTCATAAAATTGATGTCACATAAACCAGAAAAAAGAATAATCAGTATATAGAAAAATAACCAATGGCAAGAACAATAAACTTGTTCTAAAAAGCATTCATTctgtcagaaaatatttcaacaaGACGTACACAAGTCCATTACTTACACGAAACAAGTAATTTTCAGGTGATAGTGACAGCTTTTGCCCGTTGCTAAATACCATGTCAACAGCTGGAAAGGTTTTTGATAGTTCCAAGACATCACTGAATACAAAATGATAGATAAGGTCGGTGGCACCAGAAAGTAACTCATTTATGTTATCAAAGTCTTCAGTTATGCTAAAGGCAATACCTCCCAGCACCAGAAAAGcatatatcattataatttggATCAGGACCACGAATCTTCTGCAAGGAATTAAGTTCCTTCATAATCTACATGTACATATAAACAAGATCAGAAACATTTAAAGGTCTTAGAAAgacaaaaattaatatgtaaaataaaagatgaaagcCACAAGACAGTTTGATCTCGAACATAAATACATACTTTTCTCATGAAGTAAAATGACTACGGCAAAATAGCTACTAACAGGGGGAAAAaagtaaaactaattttaaaaaagccTGCTCAGCCAACCAATTCATGGTTTGGCATATGTTGCAATCAGATTCAGAGTAGTCTTTGTACCCTTTGTCTAAATGAATCAACCACAATTTTGCCAAATGGGAAGTACTTAAAATGAACAGCTTTGTTtactttttaatctatttttataagtacagGTAGTTCTTCTATGAATTTCATTCAGAAAGAACTGAACTGCAAGGTATTTTAATCTTTTACTTTCACTGTTCCACTCATCACGGTGAGTCAAACAAGAATAAGTCATAGGTCTTCTTTAAAATCCAAGCAAAAGTGATTTAAAAGAGATAATCTAGAAGAGTAACTGTGAGGCTTAAAGACAAAGATCTTACAGCATCCTTAAATGCTAAAAATGCTTCTTCAGGCAAGTAGGCATATGTTGTACCACTATCCAAGACGGTTCCATGTTTTCCATCAAAGACCCTTGGATTTAGCAACAATGGCTTCCCCGCAACATGTATGTTCTTCAAATCGATATTGTAGTATGGACTGTTGCCATCCCGAAACTAGAGTAAATGTATGAGATACATCAAATGTATTTGTTAGGAAAAAATGATGCAGGATGTCTTATAAGACAAAATATACACATAAAGCACCTTCGTACAGGGTCTGAGTGGGTAAACACCATGTCTGTTGGGGGAGAAATGCCGCCAAGAACCATAGCACCCCCACCAACATCCATTCCACCATAGCATAACGAGAAGGAATCACTAACCACACCCTTGTCAACAAGCTGGTCCACTATACTAAGATCACCACGGCCCAAGCCCATGATTCCATCAGCTCGTTGACTAAAAAGATCACCAGTTTCCTCATTCTCACAGCCGAAAACGGCACGCTGCGGCTGAAGATTGCTTAAACTGCCAAAGGATACAACATCCTCACCAAGAACACCGCTGCTACTACTCATTTCAGCATATTGTCTCTCGTACACACATTGCACCTTCTCATTGTCACAGTTGCAATCCAAATTGCATTTCACAGGCTGGTAGGTGCTCGACAATTCTGGCTGGAACTTTGGATCCTGATGAGACAAATATTATTCTCAAAACCAGTGCACATATGAGTTCTCCAGTTGATAATGTAACCCAAATTGCTTAAAGTAACAAATGATGGGAGTTAATGTGATGGAAAATGGCAGAGtataaacaagaaacaaactTGAGTGACTGATATTAACATAGCCAGATCAAACTAATAGTTTCTTTTTGTcccaatatattatatcaaatctcTCCACCAACAAGTgggatataaattaaattatttactaaacATATTACATCCTCCGTCTCGCTCAACACAAATCTACGCCCACAcccaaatattttgtttctgttttcaaatgcgtttgtttttctaaattatCTGAATTGCATCAGCTCCAAAACAGCCACAAgtctaaacaaataaaaaaggagaataagagaataaaatcacgATTGAGAAGTCTTAGACCTGGTGCGTGCCACACTGCTGGCAACTAGAGCAGGGGACATAGGTGATAGTGCTCCCCGTATCAACTATAAGGGCAAATCTCTGAGGTGGCGTCCCGATCCAAAGCCGTGTCGTGTAGTACCTACAAATGCATTCTCGGTCCAAACCAACCAATCAAAACCACAGAACACAAGGACcactgggaaaaaaaaaaaaaaaggaatacgaagaaaagaaaacggAGAACGAAGAAAATGAGAAGGAGAAAAATACCCGCGGAGGAGGAGATCATCGTAGAGTCCCATCCGAGCATTGGATCGCTGGAGGAGGCGACGGGGATCGGAGGAGGTTCTGGAAGCGTTTGGAGGAGAAAGAAAGAGCGGTAAGAGCATGGCGGGGAGGGACCCAGCGTGAGGTGGGGGAGGAGGAGTGACGCAGAGGGAGATGATTGGGCTAGAGAGACGACGGTAAAGAAGCTGAAGGTGATAAGGAGGTAGCTGAATGCCCTCGCCATTTGGGTAGCCAGCTCGGGCGATTCCTTCGAAATGATGGAGATCCAGAGTGCAAAGGAAATGCCAGGGGGATGAGTGAACAAAACGGTAGCTCCCTTGTGTGAGCATGAGGCCAAGGGAGGGAAGTCAGCTCGAACCGAAAATTACGtaatatttgttgttgttttttttatttttcctgatctattttactttcattattttaacttatttaattttatactgTTAGGTAGttgatttggaaaaatattatttttcgttatttaattatgataatttattgtttctttatgtgacataaaataatttaaaaaaattacacctCTAATTCATGTCAAGAAACATGAGATCAGATTTTTGTAGTAATTTCTCATTTGTTCTTCCAAGTTATTAAGGGCTTATTTGGATATACAAATCatcacatttcatttcatctcatttcattattacaatttttttaaattttcacataaaatataataaacaattcaatattttcaaattctaaaataataataataataatattaaaaaataatattctaacaatattttattcaacttatctaaaactattacatctcatctaattaccGTTGTAGAAAGATGAGATCTTGaggtgttttttcttttttccttttcattattatttttctctttttcattttaattattatttttccttttttccttttaattattatttttttagctaTGACGAATGATGGTGGATATGCGCAATCAAAGTAGGTATCCGTCAgcttgaagaaaaaaaaggtaggAATTAGGATGAGATGGCATCAATTGCCGACTATGAAATCGTGAAGTTTACACAAGTCCACGATATCTTTTGGCCAAGAAAGAAATAACGAAAAATGCCAATGACATGCTTATTATCagttgattaaaaaaagacCACTTCTCTTTGTTTGAAATCCCGAAATCATCATCTTGGAAGATACGAACGCAGGGGGGAATATGGGATCATTTGAGTCTCTCATCTTTCTGTTCCCGTCATAATTTGAAAGAGGGAGAGGGTGGGGATGAAAAGAAAGTGCAACCAGACACTACTTTACCATCAAAAACAACATGCTCACGTCTTGCATGGTTATCTCACAAAGTACTGTTTTGGTTGTAATGCATTTGACAAGAGAAGCCTTGAGACCTAAACggcaaaagaaaaatggaacaTGCTTGCATCggacaaaaattatcaaatgagTTAGTCTTGCTCCGTCATCTCTACTACACTTGCCTCCTACGGTACCTGCATGTGTCAATCACATATATGGCTGATGAGAAGACTGCAATCCACCACCAATATAACTGCCATAATTAGTAGAAGCGGCATTAATCGAGGTTGGAGTAGCTCTGTCATCTTGGGGATAGTAGTATAGTCTTTGATCATGAGCTTGCTGAGCATATGCAGACTGGCTAGGGGCTTGATAATCATAGGCTGCCACACCAGCATGAGGATACCTCTCGGAAATTACTGCATATGCTGCCCTGTCAACAAAAGCAGGAGGACCCTGCCTACCAGCAGTGGCAGCTCCAGCAACAGTAACACCAGGTGCACGGAATCCACGGAATCCTCCATGCCCTCTTGGCTTCTTTGATTGTTGACGTTTGCCAAAGTCTCCACCCCTCCTTTTATCCGTCTTGGATTTCTCCAGTTGAGCGACCCTTTTCAGAAGCGGATCAAGTGGGTAGTCTGCTTCAAGCTTGAACTCTTCAACACACCTGATTACAGCTTTCAGTGCTGCAAGTTCTTGTGCATTTACGTCAATCTGCTAGTAAACAAGAATTCACCAGTAAGCAATCCACAAACAAATAAGTCCCAAACCATCACTTGGTGTTTCTATTGAATGACGGAAACGCACCTGTACACCAGCAACACCTTCTGAACTCGCACCCTTTCCTTGTGAGTTTCTCCTCAAATCCTTCAAGTATGTCTTTAGGAGGGGCACGGGAGGAAAGCTTCTAGTAAGCTCAAAGGCATGAATCAAACGTACTGCATTAACCTGTTTCCCACTGCTGATCAGTAACTCAATAACATCTGCACAAATAGCAAAGTAAAGGTCAGTCAATATCCAACAACAAAAGACTTCTTTAAGTGATGGAAAAATATCCTCAAAGCAGCGCTGGCCAAGTCGCACATGCTTCTCAAATTGTTTGACAAGCTACCGAGACCTAAAGGAACAAAGCGCAAGGGACATCTCATCGAAACAAGGCAGAAGTCTCCAGACCCCATCAGGTCAGTTAGTTGAAAGAACACCAACCTGGCATTTTATGTGTTAACCCAAGAGTGCGGCAGAGCTCAGGTGCCTGCCTGCGGTGAGCAACTGCAAGAACAAACTTGCAGAGTTCTTCTTCATCAAACTCCGAAGCAATCCTAAAAGTTGCGAGGAGCTGCAAGAATGCCTCTGCTTCCAATGAATTTCCATTGGCAGCATCTATGCCTGCATTA
Above is a genomic segment from Juglans microcarpa x Juglans regia isolate MS1-56 chromosome 1D, Jm3101_v1.0, whole genome shotgun sequence containing:
- the LOC121239185 gene encoding aspartic proteinase 36-like isoform X2 — protein: MLTQGSYRFVHSSPWHFLCTLDLHHFEGIARAGYPNGEGIQLPPYHLQLLYRRLSSPIISLCVTPPPPPHAGSLPAMLLPLFLSPPNASRTSSDPRRLLQRSNARMGLYDDLLLRGYYTTRLWIGTPPQRFALIVDTGSTITYVPCSSCQQCGTHQDPKFQPELSSTYQPVKCNLDCNCDNEKVQCVYERQYAEMSSSSGVLGEDVVSFGSLSNLQPQRAVFGCENEETGDLFSQRADGIMGLGRGDLSIVDQLVDKGVVSDSFSLCYGGMDVGGGAMVLGGISPPTDMVFTHSDPVRSPYYNIDLKNIHVAGKPLLLNPRVFDGKHGTVLDSGTTYAYLPEEAFLAFKDAIMKELNSLQKIRGPDPNYNDICFSGAGSDVLELSKTFPAVDMVFSNGQKLSLSPENYLFRHSKEHGAYCLGVFQNGKDPTTLLGGIVVRNTLVTYDREHSKIGFWKTNCSELWERLHKSGAPPPMPSAPNEKNSTAEIPPTLAPTKAPHYVLPGELQIGEITFDIIFNVSYSDLEHHITELAKFIADDLEVNLSQVHLLNFTPDGNDSLIRWAIFPADSSNYISNATAMNMIARFAEHQVELPGTFGSYKLVRWSIEPLAKRTWWQQNYTIVLIAIIGTLLIGLSASGMWFIYRNRQQKLTAYKPVNAAVPEQELQPI
- the LOC121239185 gene encoding aspartic proteinase 36-like isoform X1, translated to MLTQGSYRFVHSSPWHFLCTLDLHHFEGIARAGYPNGEGIQLPPYHLQLLYRRLSSPIISLCVTPPPPPHAGSLPAMLLPLFLSPPNASRTSSDPRRLLQRSNARMGLYDDLLLRGYYTTRLWIGTPPQRFALIVDTGSTITYVPCSSCQQCGTHQDPKFQPELSSTYQPVKCNLDCNCDNEKVQCVYERQYAEMSSSSGVLGEDVVSFGSLSNLQPQRAVFGCENEETGDLFSQRADGIMGLGRGDLSIVDQLVDKGVVSDSFSLCYGGMDVGGGAMVLGGISPPTDMVFTHSDPFRDGNSPYYNIDLKNIHVAGKPLLLNPRVFDGKHGTVLDSGTTYAYLPEEAFLAFKDAIMKELNSLQKIRGPDPNYNDICFSGAGSDVLELSKTFPAVDMVFSNGQKLSLSPENYLFRHSKEHGAYCLGVFQNGKDPTTLLGGIVVRNTLVTYDREHSKIGFWKTNCSELWERLHKSGAPPPMPSAPNEKNSTAEIPPTLAPTKAPHYVLPGELQIGEITFDIIFNVSYSDLEHHITELAKFIADDLEVNLSQVHLLNFTPDGNDSLIRWAIFPADSSNYISNATAMNMIARFAEHQVELPGTFGSYKLVRWSIEPLAKRTWWQQNYTIVLIAIIGTLLIGLSASGMWFIYRNRQQKLTAYKPVNAAVPEQELQPI
- the LOC121239185 gene encoding aspartic proteinase 36-like isoform X3 — protein: MLTQGSYRFVHSSPWHFLCTLDLHHFEGIARAGYPNGEGIQLPPYHLQLLYRRLSSPIISLCVTPPPPPHAGSLPAMLLPLFLSPPNASRTSSDPRRLLQRSNARMGLYDDLLLRGYYTTRLWIGTPPQRFALIVDTGSTITYVPCSSCQQCGTHQDPKFQPELSSTYQPVKCNLDCNCDNEKVQCVYERQYAEMSSSSGVLGEDVVSFGSLSNLQPQRAVFGCENEETGDLFSQRADGIMGLGRGDLSIVDQLVDKGVVSDSFSLCYGGMDVGGGAMVLGGISPPTDMVFTHSDPFRDGNSPYYNIDLKNIHVAGKPLLLNPRVFDGKHGTVLDSGTTYAYLPEEAFLAFKDAIMKELNSLQKIRGPDPNYNDICFSGAGSDVLELSKTFPAVDMVFSNGQKLSLSPENYLFRHSKEHGAYCLGVFQNGKDPTTLLGGIVVRNTLVTYDREHSKIGFWKTNCSELWERLHKSGAPPPMPSAPNEKNSTAEIPPTLAPTKAPHYVLPGELQIGEITFDIIFNVSYSDLEHHITELAKFIADDLEVNLSQVHLLNFTPDGNDSLIRWAIFPADSSNYISNATAMNMIARFAEHQVELPGTFGSYKLVRWSIEPLAKRYIYYSLIAHDSITFLLLGLLGSAFG
- the LOC121251410 gene encoding FRIGIDA-like protein 3, whose protein sequence is MADIEQAGAKDTTSSLIDQLGYAFLELEAHKDASKDKVRWMEVEEHFRNLETLLKNKFEELEAKEKEFEEKEAETHSLIAEKVAAVNAKEQALLDRVQELKDAAVTAIAEARANHLPTSVEPVDDGDSKDKVSSSQGDMNSPEDDSSLKTGENAEGVAVEVKPRPELTQFCRQMDAKGLLNYTMENKKYLNAIREELSVALESATEPARLVLDSLEGFYPPDETTLPMDKRDAALQGMRKSCVMFLEAMTALLARVDPGGDHLLNPESKHQAKAIADEWKPKLANAGIDAANGNSLEAEAFLQLLATFRIASEFDEEELCKFVLAVAHRRQAPELCRTLGLTHKMPDVIELLISSGKQVNAVRLIHAFELTRSFPPVPLLKTYLKDLRRNSQGKGASSEGVAGVQIDVNAQELAALKAVIRCVEEFKLEADYPLDPLLKRVAQLEKSKTDKRRGGDFGKRQQSKKPRGHGGFRGFRAPGVTVAGAATAGRQGPPAFVDRAAYAVISERYPHAGVAAYDYQAPSQSAYAQQAHDQRLYYYPQDDRATPTSINAASTNYGSYIGGGLQSSHQPYM